A window from Candidatus Delongbacteria bacterium encodes these proteins:
- a CDS encoding heavy metal-binding domain-containing protein yields MIVTTTPSIEGQPIARYLGIVTGEAILGANIIQDFFANIRDIVGGRSQAYEKELQKAREVALRELEEQARAKGADAVVGVDLDYEVVGNSGSMLMVSVSGTAVAFR; encoded by the coding sequence ATGATCGTGACGACGACCCCGAGTATTGAAGGCCAGCCCATCGCCCGCTACCTGGGCATCGTGACGGGCGAGGCCATCCTGGGCGCCAACATCATCCAGGACTTTTTCGCCAACATCCGCGACATCGTGGGCGGGCGCTCCCAGGCCTATGAGAAGGAGCTGCAGAAGGCGCGCGAAGTGGCCCTGCGCGAGCTGGAGGAGCAGGCCCGGGCCAAGGGCGCGGATGCCGTGGTGGGCGTCGATCTGGACTATGAAGTGGTGGGCAATTCGGGCAGCATGCTGATGGTGAGCGTGAGCGGGACCGCCGTGGCCTTCCGTTGA
- a CDS encoding TIGR00341 family protein yields MQSRDLLRVIQSFLSERFNLGEDRLPEEEVGALIRKGVEFRGFNVWVLVCAIIVASIGLNVNSTAVIIGAMLISPLMGPIMGIGLAVGILDWPLYKKSLKNFLVMVTISLAASTLYFLITPLSAARSELLARTTPAIWDVGIALFGGMAGIVAMNSRERGNVLPGVAIATALMPPLCTAGYGLATAQWTYLAGALYLFFINTVFISLGTLAVTRVLRFRHVTLTDPRLLGRVRRVIWAVVLVTVLPSLFLAWNMVRASLREQSLEQFLTREFQFPGTRVLAWEMDVRARPPRLDVMLVGQPLSPEVKELLRARRGVYQLQEIELVFHQEGARLDDGLLAGRDAGPVQRLPEAGGLLESRLRQVETELGFWRPDRQESARLLREARAIQPGLQDLILAPALRVQTEPADTVLLAHVVSTKGLTAQEQDRLRTWLGERLGQRTVLLRTEP; encoded by the coding sequence ATGCAAAGCCGCGACTTGCTGCGCGTCATCCAATCGTTCCTGAGTGAGCGCTTCAACCTGGGCGAAGACCGCCTGCCGGAGGAGGAGGTCGGCGCCCTCATCCGCAAAGGCGTGGAGTTTCGCGGCTTCAATGTGTGGGTGTTGGTCTGCGCCATCATTGTGGCTTCCATCGGACTGAACGTGAACTCCACGGCCGTCATCATCGGCGCCATGCTCATCTCCCCGTTGATGGGGCCGATCATGGGCATCGGTCTGGCGGTGGGCATCCTCGACTGGCCCCTCTACAAGAAGTCGCTCAAGAACTTCCTGGTGATGGTGACCATCAGCCTGGCCGCTTCCACGCTCTACTTCCTGATCACGCCCCTCTCCGCCGCACGCAGCGAACTGTTGGCGCGCACCACACCCGCCATCTGGGACGTGGGCATCGCGCTGTTCGGCGGCATGGCCGGCATCGTGGCCATGAACAGCCGCGAACGGGGCAACGTGCTGCCCGGCGTGGCCATCGCCACGGCCCTGATGCCGCCCCTCTGCACCGCGGGCTACGGGCTGGCCACGGCCCAGTGGACCTATCTGGCGGGCGCGCTCTACCTCTTCTTCATCAACACCGTCTTCATCAGCCTGGGCACGCTGGCGGTAACGCGCGTACTGCGCTTCCGGCACGTGACACTCACCGATCCCCGCCTGCTGGGCCGGGTCCGGCGGGTGATCTGGGCCGTGGTACTGGTCACCGTGCTGCCCAGCCTGTTTCTGGCCTGGAACATGGTGCGGGCCAGTCTGCGCGAACAGAGCCTGGAGCAGTTCCTGACCCGCGAATTCCAGTTCCCGGGCACGCGCGTGCTGGCCTGGGAAATGGATGTGCGCGCACGGCCGCCGCGCCTGGACGTGATGCTGGTGGGTCAGCCCCTCTCGCCCGAAGTGAAGGAGCTGCTGCGGGCCCGGCGGGGCGTCTACCAGTTGCAGGAGATCGAGCTGGTCTTTCACCAGGAGGGGGCGCGGCTGGACGACGGCTTGCTGGCCGGCCGCGACGCCGGCCCCGTCCAGCGCCTGCCGGAGGCCGGCGGCCTGCTGGAGTCCCGCCTGCGGCAGGTGGAGACGGAGCTGGGCTTCTGGCGGCCCGACCGGCAGGAATCCGCCCGCCTGCTGCGCGAGGCCCGGGCCATCCAGCCCGGGTTGCAGGACCTGATCCTGGCACCGGCCCTCCGCGTCCAGACCGAACCTGCGGATACCGTGCTGCTGGCCCACGTGGTCAGCACCAAGGGGCTCACCGCCCAAGAGCAGGACCGGCTGCGGACGTGGCTGGGCGAGCGGCTCGGGCAGCGCACCGTGCTCCTGCGCACGGAACCCTGA
- a CDS encoding DUF6754 domain-containing protein yields the protein MPVSLAQVALGSLTLSAGQITVFCTIVLMVVLLFYFYQRIKRDPGSLFIRRIAGIDAIEEAVGRCTEMGRPILYVPGIEDMQDIQTIASMLILGKVAETAARYKTEIFVPCRIPFVMSVAEEMVRQGFYNAGVPEDHRPGNISFISDEQFAYTAGVNGIMLRERPAANLLLGRFFAESLILSETGFEAKAIQVAGTAEVTQLPFFIAACDYTLIGEELFAASAYLSRDPKLLSNLKATDWYKIVCIAVMLLGSLLVTLDSLGWLEGAGRFRDWFLIQ from the coding sequence ATGCCGGTCTCCCTTGCCCAGGTCGCCCTGGGGTCGCTCACTCTCAGCGCCGGGCAGATCACGGTCTTCTGCACCATCGTGCTGATGGTGGTCCTGCTCTTCTACTTCTACCAGCGGATCAAGCGCGATCCCGGCTCCCTGTTCATCCGGCGCATCGCGGGCATCGACGCCATCGAGGAGGCCGTGGGCCGCTGCACGGAGATGGGCCGGCCCATCCTCTACGTGCCGGGCATCGAGGACATGCAGGACATCCAGACCATCGCCTCCATGCTGATCCTGGGGAAAGTGGCCGAGACCGCGGCCCGCTACAAGACCGAGATCTTCGTGCCCTGCCGCATTCCCTTCGTCATGAGCGTGGCCGAGGAGATGGTGCGCCAGGGCTTCTATAACGCGGGCGTGCCGGAAGACCACCGGCCGGGCAACATCAGTTTCATCTCCGACGAGCAGTTCGCCTACACGGCGGGCGTCAACGGGATCATGCTGCGCGAGCGGCCGGCCGCCAACCTGCTGCTGGGGCGCTTCTTCGCCGAATCGCTGATCCTCTCGGAGACGGGTTTCGAGGCCAAGGCCATCCAGGTGGCGGGAACGGCGGAAGTCACCCAGCTGCCCTTCTTCATCGCGGCCTGCGACTACACGCTGATCGGCGAGGAGCTGTTCGCCGCCTCGGCCTACCTGAGCCGCGACCCCAAGCTGCTCTCCAATCTCAAGGCCACGGACTGGTACAAGATCGTCTGCATCGCCGTGATGCTGCTGGGCTCCCTCTTGGTCACCCTGGACTCCCTGGGCTGGCTGGAGGGCGCCGGGCGCTTCCGGGACTGGTTCCTGATTCAATAA
- the rfbB gene encoding dTDP-glucose 4,6-dehydratase, whose translation MRLLVTGGAGFIGCNFIRWLRERHPEHAVVNLDALTYAGCRASLAELEGREGYEFVHGDIQDAGLVNSLLERVDGLINFAAESHVDRSIDDPDVFLRTNILGLRVLLDGLRAQLARGRRLRLLQVSTDEVYGDLGEGGGRFTEETPLAPSSPYSASKAAGDLLLQAWRRTFGVEAVLTRCSNNYGPYQFPEKLIPLMIWKAARDEELPVYGQGLNVRDWLYVEDHAEALWTVFTRATDGAVYNVGGDNEWRNIEIVKLLLRKLGKPERLIRFVGDRPGHDLRYAIDAGRLERELGWRPRVNFEDGLARTLDWYSNNTAWTDALRRRVAAS comes from the coding sequence ATGAGGCTGCTGGTCACCGGCGGGGCGGGATTCATCGGCTGCAACTTCATCCGCTGGCTGCGCGAGCGGCACCCGGAGCACGCCGTCGTCAACCTGGACGCGCTGACCTACGCCGGCTGCCGCGCCAGTCTGGCGGAGCTGGAAGGCCGGGAGGGCTACGAGTTCGTCCACGGGGACATCCAGGACGCGGGGCTGGTGAATTCCCTGCTGGAGCGCGTGGATGGCCTGATCAACTTCGCGGCCGAGAGCCACGTGGACCGCAGCATCGACGATCCCGACGTCTTCCTGCGCACCAACATCCTGGGGCTGCGCGTGCTGCTGGACGGCCTGCGCGCCCAGCTGGCCCGGGGCCGGCGTCTGCGCCTGCTGCAGGTGTCCACGGACGAGGTCTACGGCGACCTGGGCGAGGGCGGCGGGCGCTTCACGGAAGAGACGCCGCTGGCGCCCTCCAGTCCCTACAGCGCCAGCAAGGCGGCGGGCGACCTGCTGCTGCAGGCCTGGCGCCGCACCTTCGGCGTGGAGGCCGTGCTCACGCGCTGCAGCAACAACTACGGGCCTTACCAGTTTCCCGAGAAGCTGATCCCGCTGATGATCTGGAAGGCCGCGCGCGACGAAGAGCTGCCCGTCTACGGCCAGGGCCTCAACGTGCGCGACTGGCTCTACGTGGAGGACCACGCGGAGGCGCTCTGGACCGTCTTCACCCGCGCGACGGACGGCGCCGTCTACAACGTGGGCGGCGACAACGAGTGGCGAAACATCGAGATCGTCAAGCTGCTGCTGCGCAAGCTGGGCAAACCCGAGCGCTTGATCCGCTTCGTGGGCGACCGCCCGGGCCACGACCTGCGCTACGCCATCGACGCCGGGCGGCTGGAGCGCGAGCTGGGCTGGCGCCCGCGCGTGAACTTCGAGGACGGCTTGGCCCGCACCCTGGACTGGTATTCCAACAACACGGCCTGGACCGACGCCCTGCGTCGGCGCGTGGCCGCCAGCTGA
- a CDS encoding SLBB domain-containing protein, which translates to MRLTLLPGLTALCFCLCLCLAAHALDLKDLEGLGGSAGTGSAPSVPAPSWVLEGPIDPSTYRLGPGDHVGLFAYNVERNREERIVESDGRLELPGLGRVPAAGLTLAELRRENARQLARLFRCDSVDLWITWPRTIRVQISGAVEEPRWVELPYLTRLSATLERQPEEQKLPDPEATLPAFLRGKKDEVRLSWRNVRILRGADTLSVDLLRRLRTGDADSDPILEAGDRVVWGLEDAVLTVSGPFRQADGELEYRPGDTPRSVVELLGGPRQGLTGARYEVVRTPAAGPARSWNLTPADPLFASLALQPHDRLFLRVDNARAAGDEASVEGEVLMPGTFAVDGETTLADLLALARPDSARADLAHVRVIRELRHDPETRYMGEILRSGWLNRFEHDYLKSRLLHEGGRVSLTYDSQYFDPARVPILDGDRIQVLRKTPDVEVLGAVHEPGSQKLQPGWTVGDYVQAAGGKLRGARNSELRLRRAGADQFAPASQGANVEAGDVIMIMYRDEMTAWEKFKEGLAVTAQIMTVVLVVRSI; encoded by the coding sequence ATGAGACTGACCCTGCTTCCCGGCCTGACCGCGCTTTGCTTCTGTTTGTGCCTGTGCTTGGCGGCCCACGCCCTGGATCTGAAGGATCTGGAAGGCCTGGGGGGCTCCGCCGGAACGGGCTCCGCGCCCAGCGTCCCCGCGCCCTCCTGGGTGCTGGAAGGGCCCATCGATCCGTCCACCTACCGGCTGGGGCCGGGCGATCACGTGGGCCTGTTCGCCTACAACGTGGAGCGCAACCGCGAGGAGCGCATCGTGGAGAGCGACGGCCGGCTGGAGCTGCCCGGGCTGGGCCGCGTGCCCGCGGCGGGCTTGACGCTGGCCGAGTTGCGCCGGGAGAACGCCCGGCAGCTGGCGCGCCTGTTCCGCTGTGATTCGGTGGACCTCTGGATCACCTGGCCGCGCACCATCCGCGTGCAGATCTCGGGGGCCGTGGAGGAGCCGCGCTGGGTGGAGCTGCCCTACCTGACCCGGCTGAGCGCCACCCTGGAGCGCCAACCCGAGGAGCAGAAGCTGCCCGACCCCGAGGCCACGCTGCCTGCCTTTCTGCGCGGCAAGAAGGACGAGGTCCGCTTAAGCTGGCGCAACGTGCGGATCCTGCGCGGGGCCGACACCCTGAGCGTGGACCTGCTGCGCCGTCTGCGCACGGGCGACGCGGACAGCGATCCCATCCTGGAGGCCGGGGACCGCGTGGTCTGGGGCCTGGAGGACGCCGTGCTCACCGTCTCCGGACCCTTCCGGCAGGCCGACGGCGAACTGGAGTACCGGCCCGGCGACACGCCCCGCAGCGTGGTGGAGCTGTTGGGCGGCCCGCGCCAGGGCCTGACGGGCGCCCGCTACGAAGTGGTGCGCACGCCGGCGGCGGGGCCGGCCCGGAGCTGGAACTTGACGCCGGCGGATCCCCTGTTCGCCAGCCTGGCCCTGCAGCCCCACGACCGGCTCTTCCTGCGGGTGGACAACGCCCGGGCCGCGGGTGACGAGGCCAGCGTGGAGGGCGAGGTGCTGATGCCCGGAACCTTTGCCGTGGACGGCGAGACCACGCTGGCTGATCTGCTGGCCCTGGCCCGCCCCGACAGCGCCCGGGCGGACCTGGCCCACGTGCGGGTCATCCGCGAGCTGCGCCACGACCCGGAGACGCGCTACATGGGCGAGATCCTGCGCTCGGGCTGGCTGAACCGCTTCGAACACGACTACCTGAAGAGCCGCCTGCTGCACGAGGGCGGGCGCGTGTCTCTGACCTACGACAGCCAGTACTTCGATCCGGCGCGCGTGCCCATCCTGGACGGCGACCGGATCCAGGTGTTGCGCAAAACCCCCGACGTGGAGGTGCTGGGCGCCGTCCACGAGCCGGGCAGCCAGAAGTTGCAGCCGGGCTGGACCGTGGGCGACTACGTGCAGGCCGCCGGCGGCAAGCTGCGCGGCGCGCGGAACTCGGAACTGCGCCTGCGCCGGGCGGGCGCCGACCAGTTCGCCCCGGCCAGCCAGGGCGCGAACGTCGAGGCCGGCGACGTGATCATGATCATGTACCGCGACGAGATGACGGCCTGGGAGAAGTTCAAGGAAGGTCTGGCCGTCACGGCGCAGATCATGACCGTGGTGCTGGTGGTGCGCAGCATTTGA
- a CDS encoding exopolysaccharide biosynthesis polyprenyl glycosylphosphotransferase encodes MRRLSWERLFLVVVDFASIWASTWLTWFLRFRSGLFTEPEPFQLPLSAYLVLSLFWLAIFALRGQYRKLYHVSRYRAVQEVAASVLVGLILLFVITLEPGRPALSASRLLLLSYGLVLAAGAGTGRVLFRTAQKRLLERGLGQRATLVVGSGERARQLLEQFRLHPGMGYRVVARVRPPGRDEAAGLPAADGGLDELEPLIRERQVVEVVVTEPERELLFEVIQRATRQGADVLIVPDLYDLVLGNLKAFDIWGMPVIQVFPHLMAPWQFLLKRGLDLGAGLLLGLAGLPLLLVLPPLIHWQSPGAPALFRQRRVGRGGREFTLLKFRTLHPAEHVAMLHADAAATVEGGAPPPVTEHDPRLTPLGRVLRRYRVDEWPQVWNVLRGQMALVGPRPEQKVLVDDYIRRWPLYARRHNVRPGLTGWAQVRQRYDQSLTRLEDKLSLDLFYLENMSLGLDLRILLYTVRTVLRGAGR; translated from the coding sequence GTGAGACGCCTGTCCTGGGAACGGCTGTTCCTGGTGGTGGTGGACTTCGCCAGCATCTGGGCCTCCACCTGGCTCACCTGGTTCCTGCGCTTCCGCTCGGGCTTGTTCACGGAGCCCGAACCCTTCCAGCTGCCCCTGTCCGCCTACCTGGTGCTCAGCCTGTTCTGGCTGGCCATCTTCGCCCTGCGCGGGCAGTACCGCAAGCTCTACCACGTCAGCCGTTACCGCGCCGTGCAGGAGGTGGCGGCCTCCGTGCTGGTGGGCCTGATCCTGCTTTTCGTGATCACGCTGGAGCCGGGCCGCCCGGCGCTCTCGGCTTCGCGCCTGCTGCTGCTCAGCTACGGCCTGGTGCTGGCGGCGGGGGCGGGCACGGGCCGCGTGCTGTTCCGCACCGCGCAGAAGCGCCTGCTGGAGCGCGGGCTGGGTCAGCGCGCCACCCTGGTGGTGGGTTCCGGCGAGCGGGCCCGCCAGCTGCTGGAGCAGTTTCGCCTCCATCCCGGGATGGGCTATCGCGTGGTGGCCCGGGTGCGGCCGCCCGGGCGGGACGAGGCCGCCGGGCTGCCCGCCGCCGACGGCGGCCTGGACGAGCTGGAGCCGCTGATCCGCGAGCGCCAGGTGGTGGAGGTGGTGGTCACAGAGCCCGAGCGCGAGCTGCTCTTCGAAGTGATCCAGCGTGCCACGCGCCAGGGCGCCGACGTGCTGATCGTGCCGGACCTCTACGACCTGGTGCTGGGCAACCTCAAGGCCTTCGACATCTGGGGCATGCCGGTCATCCAAGTCTTCCCGCACCTGATGGCGCCCTGGCAGTTCCTGCTCAAGCGCGGGCTGGACCTGGGCGCGGGCCTGCTGTTGGGGCTGGCCGGCCTGCCGCTGCTGCTCGTCCTGCCGCCGCTGATCCACTGGCAGAGCCCGGGGGCGCCGGCCCTCTTCCGCCAGCGCCGGGTGGGCCGCGGCGGGCGGGAATTCACGCTGCTCAAGTTCCGCACCCTGCACCCGGCCGAACACGTGGCCATGCTGCACGCCGACGCCGCCGCCACCGTGGAGGGCGGCGCGCCGCCCCCGGTGACCGAGCATGATCCGCGTCTGACGCCGCTGGGTCGCGTGCTGCGCCGCTACCGGGTGGACGAGTGGCCCCAGGTCTGGAACGTGCTGCGCGGGCAGATGGCGCTGGTGGGGCCGCGCCCGGAGCAGAAGGTGCTGGTGGACGACTACATCCGCCGCTGGCCGCTCTACGCCCGCCGCCACAACGTGCGGCCCGGCCTGACGGGCTGGGCCCAGGTGCGTCAGCGCTACGACCAGAGCCTGACCCGGCTGGAGGACAAGCTCAGCCTGGACCTGTTCTACCTGGAGAACATGAGCCTGGGCCTGGACCTGCGCATCCTGCTCTACACCGTGCGCACGGTACTGCGTGGCGCCGGGAGGTAG